The DNA region GGTTTTGATTGGGATGATGATCGGTTCGTTGTTTTCGTCTGCTGTTTCATTTTTAAAACTGGTCGGCGATCCAACCAACACACTTCCTGCAATCACTTATTGGCTGATGGGCAGTCTATCTGCAATCAAAATGCAGGATCTTCATTTTGCTGTGCCGCTTATTTTAGCTGGCATGATACCGATTTTTCTCCTGCGCTGGCGTTTGAATGTCCTTTCATTAGGGGAGGAAGAGGCCTTGAGCCTAGGTGTTAACAGTAGACAATTACGAATTGTTTTGATTACAGCGGCAACACTGATCACAGCGGCTGCAGTTTCTGTTAGCGGTTTGATTGGCTGGGTCGGTTTGATCGTTCCTCATTTTTCACGTTTAGTTATAGGGAACGATCATCGCTATAGCATTCCTGTGAGTGCTGTTTTAGGTGGTACATTTTTGTTGTTTGTTGATGATTTTTCTCGCCTGCTCTCGACAAGTGAAATTCCGATCGGGATACTGACTTCGTTTATTGGTGCACCGATTTTTCTTATTCTGATTGCTAAAAGTACTCGTGCTGTTAACGCTTGATTTTGGAGGGATCGATATGCTGCAAGTGATAGATCTAAATTTTTCGTATAGAAAATCAAAAATATTAACGAACATCTCTTTTGAGTTGGACTGCGGACGATCCGTTTGTTTACTAGGAAAGAACGGGGTTGGGAAAAGTACATTGTTTAAATGCTTACTGAACATAGTAAAACCAACCTCGGGAGTGATCAAGATAGAAGGAAAAGAGCTTCAGCATTACTCAAGAAGTCAACTTTCTAAGTGCATATCTTATATTCCTCAGACGCAAAATGGACAAACAGGATTTACCGTTTTTGAAATGGTATTGTTGGGGACGACCTCTCGTTTGAACCATTTTCAGCAACCTGGAAAAACGGAATATGATTTGGCAGAAGCTGCATTAGTTGATTTGAACATTGCACACTTAAAGCAGAAATTGTTTTCTGAAATCAGCGGAGGCGAGCAACAATTAGTGATCATTGCCCGTTCAGTTGCTCAACAGAGTAAAATCATCATCATGGATGAACCGTGTGCGAATTTGGATTATGGCAATCAGATCATGGTGCTGGAGATGATTCGAACCCTTAGTAAAAAAGGCTATTTGATTATTCAGGCTACCCATGACCCTAATCATGTATTGCAGTATGGGGATCAGGTATTGATTTTACAAGAAGGAAAGTTGCTTGTTCAAGGAGCACCAAAAGAGGTATTGACGAGCCAACGATTGGAGGAAATTTATCAGGTGCCAGTCATTGTGAGAGAGCTGGAAATGGAGCAGCAACGAATTTGTTTGCCTAAAAAGAGAACGATCAACTAGAAAGAGAGAAAACCATGTGGAAACTATATGATGAATTGATTGAAGCCATTCCTTCTGGAATCAAGATTTCTGATCTAGCGCAAACTGAGCGCTGGACATTTGCGGTCAATGATCAAACGATTGGAACGGCGATGAAGTTTTCCAAAAAATACCAGAATCTTGAATACTATCAGCAGATGGAGTTACAAGAAGCTGCAGCACTTGTTAAGTCCTGGGACTTTGAAAAGGCTAGTTTTGGATTAGCGGCAATCAATAGCTTTTTTAATGATAATAAACAAGTGAAAAAGCAGTTTCAGACAGAGAAAATCTACCATAAAGATGCTTTTGATCGATTGATCGAAAACCCTAATCAGCAAAAAATCGGTATGATCGGCCATTTTCCATTTGTCGATCGTTATCCAGAACTTAGCAAAAATATCAGCATCTTTGAATTAGAGCCTAGAAATGGTGATTATCCAGCTAGTGCATGTGAATTCTTACTTCCTAAGATGACGACTGTTTACATCACCGCTTCAACGATCATCAATAAAACATTGCCTAGACTATTGGAGTTATCAGAACACGCACAAACCATTTTAGTTGGTTCCAGCTGTCCTTTGAGTAACAGCTTGTTCAACCATGGTATAGACATGCTGGCAGGAACTATTTATGAAAATACTCTGACTGAATTAAAAGCGAAAAAATCATCTGAGCGATTACCGCTCAGTAAATACGGTCATGCCATCATGATCGAAAAAAGAAAGGCGTAGAAAGAATGAAAAAGAAAACAATTCAGCTAGTTGTCCTTATGCTACTCTCGGTGGTAATAACAGGGTGTGCAGGCAAGAATGATCAAAAAAATGACAGTAAAAGCAGTAGTTCACAGTCAGAAAAGATGACCCGAGTATTTACTGATTCTGCCGGAAGAGACGTGGAAATACCAAATACTATCGAGAAAATCGCTCCTTCTGGTCCATTAGCACAACTTGTTTTATATACAAGTTCACCAGATTTGTTAGTTGGATTGGCGAGTCCATTTTCAACTGAATCAAAGGAATTTATTGATCAAAAATACCAGTCCTTACCTGAGTTTGGTCAATTTTACGGTAAAAATGCCAGTCTGAATATGGAAGCCCTTAGTGCGGCAGAACCAGATGTTGTGATCGATATCGGTGAAGCTAAAAAAACGGTCAAAGAAGATATGGATAAATTACAGGATCAGTTAGACATTCCTACGATATTTATTGAGGCAAATCTGAGCAATCTACCTGAAGCCTATCAAAAAATCGGTGAGTTGCTCGGCAACACAGAAGAAACAGACCAATTAAGTGCATATTGTGAAAAAGTATTGGTCCAAGCGAAGGAAGTCAAAGGAAGCTTGAAAGCTGCAGATCAAAAAAGTGTTTATTACGCTTCTGGAAATGCTGGTTTAAATACAAATGCTGAAGGTTCTTTTCATGCTCAGGTCCTTGATGAGGTAGGCGCTAAAAATGCTGCAGTCGGTGTGGATATTGTTTCTAAAGGTGCTGGAAGTGTTGTCTCGATGGAACAATTGATCCAATGGCAGCCAGATTATATTCTTGCAGATTCAAAGGATGTTTACAAGCAGATCACCACAGAGGAGTCTTGGAAAGAATTGACTGCTGTCAAAGAAAATAGAGTGTACCAAATTCCGACAGCGCCATATAATTTCTTAGGTTCGCCACCGTCAGTCAATCGAATCATCGGGATCCAATGGCTAGGTCAATTGATTTATCCAGAGCAATATCAGCTTGATATCAAGCAAGATGTTGCAGAATTTTATGAACTATTTTATCATGTAAAACCTACAAATGAACAGATTTCAGCAATCTTAGAAAATGCCCAGTAATATCTAATAAGGAGGAAAAAAAATGCAAATAAAAACAGAACTCCCAGAAATTTTTACTGAATTTGACGAAGCACGTCGTCAAGGATTCATTCAAGTCAAAGAATTAAAGGAACAAGGAATACCAGTGATCGGTGTCTACTGTACATTTATGCCGGAAGAAATAGTCTTAGCAGCAAATGCCGTTCAAATCAGCTTATGTTCTACTTCAGATGAAACCATCGCAGCAGCAGAGGAAGATCTACCAAGAAATCTCTGCCCATTGATCAAATCAAGTTATGGTTTTGGAAAAACAGATAAATGTCCTTTCTTCTACTTTTCTGACTTAGTTGTGGGTGAAACGACATGTGATGGCAAGAAAAAAATGTATGAATATATGGAAGAATTTAAACCACTATATTTGATGCAATTACCAAATATGCGTAATTCAGCTGCTTCTTTCAATTTATGGAAAGATGAAATCGTTCGTTTCAAAGAAAAGCTGGAGGAATTTCTTGATGTAGAAATTACGGAGGAACAAATTCGTCAGGCGATCCGTTTAAAAAACAGAGAACGTGAAGCACGCAAAAATTTTTACGGTCTAGGAAAATTGAATCCGCCAGCAATTGAAGGATCAGAAATTTTCAAGGTGATGTACGGAGCAAATTATACATTTGAAAAAGAGGACTTGATCGAAAAACTGACAACAACAACGAATACTATTCAAGATCAGTATCCTGAAAAACACCAGCCGCAAGGAAAGCCGCGCATTTTGATCACAGGATCTCCCATGGGCGGAGTAACTGAAAAAGTTATTCGTGCAGTCGAGGAGAACGGTGGAACGATCGTAGGATTTGAAAATTGTACAGTAGCCAAAGCAGTGGAAAAATTAGTCGATGAAGAAAAAGAAGATGTCTATGAAGCGTTAGCTGAAAAGTATATCGATATCGGCTGTGCCTGTATGTCGAATAATACAAGTCGTTTTGATTTGCTGGATCGAATGATCGATGAATATCAAGTTGACGGCGTGCTGGATATGGTACTGCAGTCATGTCATCCCTATTCCATTGAATCATTGAAAGTTCGCCGTTTTTGCCAAGAAGAAAAGAATGTCCCATATCTTTATTTGGAAACGGACTATTCGACAGCAGATATCGAACAAATCAATACACGTGTTGCCGCATTCATTGAAATGCTGGAGGAATAGAGCTATGCGAGTGATTGGTCTAGATAGCGGCTCTACAACTACTAAAGGCGTTCTTTTTGAACATGGTAAACTTCAAAAAAAGAAACTCGTATCAACATCTGGTGACCCCAAAGTAGCTAGTGAAAAAATTTTTACGGAATTAGGTAATACACCAGAAACGTTTATTGTTACAACAGGTTATGGACGGAAATTGATCCAGGCAGACAAAATTGTAACAGAGATCACTTGTCATGCAAAAGGAGCCGCTTATTTGAGAGACGACATCAAAAATGTGATCGATATTGGCGGTCAGGACAGCAAAGCGATTCGAATGGATCAGTTTGGCAGAGTGCTGGATTTTAGTATGAATGATAAATGTGCGGCTGGCACTGGACGTTTTGTAGAAGTGCTGATGAGAACGTTAGGTGAAAAAATTGAGCAGATCGATTCATTTGTCGCGCATGCAGTACCAGTAAAAATCAATAGCATGTGTACCGTCTTCGCAGAATCTGAAGTGATCAGTTTGATCGGAAAAGGTGAAAAAAGAGAGAATATTGCTTTAGGTGTTCTTCATTCGATAGCCAGCCGAATCAGCAATCAATTAAGGCAGGTAAATCCAGAAACAGGTCCCATCTTTTTTTCCGGGGGCTTATCACATAGTCAAACGATGGCACAATTGATTGAAGAATATACGAAGATGGCAGTCTATTACGATCAGGAGCTTTCGCAATATGCAGGTGCGATCGGTGCTGCACAGATTGGTTTGCAGCAGAATTAAATAAAATTATTTTTTTGCTAAAAAATAATTTTTAGCTTAACAATTTGTGTTATAATCATAGTGATAAAAAGCTATATTATAATAGAAATTGGGGTGTAAAGAAAAAATGTATTCATTCGTAGTAAATGGCAAACCTGAAACTTGCAGCACAAACAAAAAATTGATGGACTTTCTACGGGAAGATCTATCGCTGACCGGAACGAAAGATGGTTGTAACCAAGGCTCATGCGGCGCTTGTTCAGTGCTGATTAATGGAAGGGTTTCCAAAGCGTGTTTATTCAATTTGGAAAAGCTTGAAGGTAAGGAAATCACCACGATCGAAGGAATCAGTCAAAGACAAAAAGATGTTTACTCATATGCTTTTGCAAAAATGGGCGCAGTTCAGTGCGGATATTGTATACCGGGAATCGTGATCTCAGCGCAAGGCTTACTGAACAAAAAAGAAGAACCAAGCGATGAAGAGGTTCGTAAAGCAATTAGAGGGAATATTTGCCGATGTACTGGCTATGTTAAAATCATCGAAGCGATCCAATTAGCTGCTAAAATGTTTCGTGAAGATTTGAGCATACCAGAAGAAGCTTCAACGGGCAAACTTGGTGAAGACTTCAAACGTGTCGATGCGGTTGAGAAGACTTTAGGTACGGGGCTTTATGTAGATGATATCACAGTCGAAGGTATGCTGCATGCTTCTGCGATCCGTAGTAAATACCCAAGAGCAAAAGTCCTGAACATCGATACATCCAAAGCTTTAGAGCATCCTGAGTGTGAAGCGGTACTGACTGCTAAAGATGTACCGGGAAATAATAAAATCGGTCACTTGGAATTTATATCTGATTGGGATGTAATGATTCCAGAAGGAGAAATCACACGTTATGTGGGGGATGCAGTAGCGTTAGTCGTTTCTAAAGACAAAGAAGCATTAGAAGAAATCAAAGAGCTTGTCGAAATTGAGTATGAAGAGTTGAAACCGGTGGTCACCTGTGAAGAAGCATTAGCTGAAGGAGCTCCATTGATCCATGAAAAAGGCAATGTTCTATCTCATGAGCACCTTGTTCGTGGAAATGCAGATGAACAGCTAGCTGCTTCTGCTCATGTCGTCACCCAACATTATTCTGTACCGATCAATGAACATGCGTTTATGGAGCCGGAATGTGCGATTGCAATGCCGGAAGGTGAAGACGGAATTTTACTTTATAGTGCTGGGCAAAGTATTTATGATGAACAACGAGAAGTTGCAAGAATGCTTGGAGTAGAAAAAGAAAAAGTCCATGTCCAAGCAAAATTAGTCGGCGGTGGCTTTGGCGGAAAAGAAGATATGAGTGTCCAGCATCATGCGTCACTTGCAGCTTGGTGTTTGCAGAAACCTGTGAAAGTCTTGCTTAGTCGCCAAGAAAGTTTGATGGTCCATCCGAAGCGTCACGGTATGGAGATGGACTTCACAACTGGCTGTGACGAAGAAGGAAATCTAACGGCAATGAAAGCTGTTATCTATTCAGATACTGGAGCCTATGCTTCGTTGGGGGGGCCAGTCTTGCAAAGAGCGTGCACTCATGCGGCAGGTCCCTATAAATATCAACATATCGATGTTGAAGGTTTTGCCGTATACACGAATAATCCGCCAGCTGGAGCGTTCCGCGGCTTTGGTGTTTGTCAGACGGCCTTTGCAATTGAGAGTAATTTAAATCTATTGGCAGAAAAAGTAGGGATTTCGCAATGGGATATACGCTATAAAAATGCCGTAGCACCAGGAGACTCGTTACCAAATGGACAGCTTGTGTCAAATAATGCTGCATTAAAAGAGACCTTGTTGGAAGTCAAAGAAGCATACGAAAATGCAGAAATTGCTGGTATTTCCTGCTTCTTTAAAAACAGCGGGATCGGTGTTGGCTTATCCGATGTTGGCCGTTGTATTGTTTCAGTAGAAGATGGTAAAGTTCATGTGAGAACGAGTGCAGCATGTATTGGTCAAGGCATGGCGACAGTTACCACGCAAGTGGCCTGTGAGACACTGAATCTACCACCGGAAATGATCATAGCAGAAGCACCAGATACTCGTCGTACACCGGATTCCGGGACAACAACGGCTTCTCGTCAGTCTTTATTTACAGGTGAAGCGACAAGAAGAGCTGCCATGCAGTTACGTTATGAGCTGGATATGGGACGTTCGTTATCAGATTTAGAAGGGCAAGAATTTTATGGTGAATATTCTGCTAAAACAGATCCATTAATCAATGACAAGACGAATCCTGTTAGTCATGCTGGCTATGGCTATGCTTCTGAAGTGGCGATTTTAGATGAAAAAGGGAAAGTCGAGAAATTTGTTGCTGCTTATGACATGGGCCAAGTTGTGAATCCTAAAGCTGCGGAAGGACAAATCGAAGGTGGGATCGTCATGGGCATGGGCTATGCGCTGACAGA from Enterococcus sp. 9D6_DIV0238 includes:
- a CDS encoding ABC transporter substrate-binding protein, with the protein product MKKKTIQLVVLMLLSVVITGCAGKNDQKNDSKSSSSQSEKMTRVFTDSAGRDVEIPNTIEKIAPSGPLAQLVLYTSSPDLLVGLASPFSTESKEFIDQKYQSLPEFGQFYGKNASLNMEALSAAEPDVVIDIGEAKKTVKEDMDKLQDQLDIPTIFIEANLSNLPEAYQKIGELLGNTEETDQLSAYCEKVLVQAKEVKGSLKAADQKSVYYASGNAGLNTNAEGSFHAQVLDEVGAKNAAVGVDIVSKGAGSVVSMEQLIQWQPDYILADSKDVYKQITTEESWKELTAVKENRVYQIPTAPYNFLGSPPSVNRIIGIQWLGQLIYPEQYQLDIKQDVAEFYELFYHVKPTNEQISAILENAQ
- the xdh gene encoding selenium-dependent xanthine dehydrogenase, whose translation is MYSFVVNGKPETCSTNKKLMDFLREDLSLTGTKDGCNQGSCGACSVLINGRVSKACLFNLEKLEGKEITTIEGISQRQKDVYSYAFAKMGAVQCGYCIPGIVISAQGLLNKKEEPSDEEVRKAIRGNICRCTGYVKIIEAIQLAAKMFREDLSIPEEASTGKLGEDFKRVDAVEKTLGTGLYVDDITVEGMLHASAIRSKYPRAKVLNIDTSKALEHPECEAVLTAKDVPGNNKIGHLEFISDWDVMIPEGEITRYVGDAVALVVSKDKEALEEIKELVEIEYEELKPVVTCEEALAEGAPLIHEKGNVLSHEHLVRGNADEQLAASAHVVTQHYSVPINEHAFMEPECAIAMPEGEDGILLYSAGQSIYDEQREVARMLGVEKEKVHVQAKLVGGGFGGKEDMSVQHHASLAAWCLQKPVKVLLSRQESLMVHPKRHGMEMDFTTGCDEEGNLTAMKAVIYSDTGAYASLGGPVLQRACTHAAGPYKYQHIDVEGFAVYTNNPPAGAFRGFGVCQTAFAIESNLNLLAEKVGISQWDIRYKNAVAPGDSLPNGQLVSNNAALKETLLEVKEAYENAEIAGISCFFKNSGIGVGLSDVGRCIVSVEDGKVHVRTSAACIGQGMATVTTQVACETLNLPPEMIIAEAPDTRRTPDSGTTTASRQSLFTGEATRRAAMQLRYELDMGRSLSDLEGQEFYGEYSAKTDPLINDKTNPVSHAGYGYASEVAILDEKGKVEKFVAAYDMGQVVNPKAAEGQIEGGIVMGMGYALTEKFAMEDGYVKAKYATLGLLNAAQVPPIETILVQADNIHDGLAYGIKGVGELATIPTAPALAGAYYALDGKLRPTLPMEDTFYQKKKK
- a CDS encoding Rossmann-like domain-containing protein — its product is MWKLYDELIEAIPSGIKISDLAQTERWTFAVNDQTIGTAMKFSKKYQNLEYYQQMELQEAAALVKSWDFEKASFGLAAINSFFNDNKQVKKQFQTEKIYHKDAFDRLIENPNQQKIGMIGHFPFVDRYPELSKNISIFELEPRNGDYPASACEFLLPKMTTVYITASTIINKTLPRLLELSEHAQTILVGSSCPLSNSLFNHGIDMLAGTIYENTLTELKAKKSSERLPLSKYGHAIMIEKRKA
- a CDS encoding acyl-CoA dehydratase activase, coding for MRVIGLDSGSTTTKGVLFEHGKLQKKKLVSTSGDPKVASEKIFTELGNTPETFIVTTGYGRKLIQADKIVTEITCHAKGAAYLRDDIKNVIDIGGQDSKAIRMDQFGRVLDFSMNDKCAAGTGRFVEVLMRTLGEKIEQIDSFVAHAVPVKINSMCTVFAESEVISLIGKGEKRENIALGVLHSIASRISNQLRQVNPETGPIFFSGGLSHSQTMAQLIEEYTKMAVYYDQELSQYAGAIGAAQIGLQQN
- a CDS encoding FecCD family ABC transporter permease, which encodes MRQSLSKHKKIILLGTILLFFIVLIVSFLLGKYPITLTDFLRAVINKIIPLEQTWSTQVETILFKIRFPRIIMAAVIGSGISVAGATYQALFQNPMISQDILGASQGAAFGAAVGLFFSLTYEQVISLSFFFGLLAVAVVLLLNRWLKSKSVLNMVLIGMMIGSLFSSAVSFLKLVGDPTNTLPAITYWLMGSLSAIKMQDLHFAVPLILAGMIPIFLLRWRLNVLSLGEEEALSLGVNSRQLRIVLITAATLITAAAVSVSGLIGWVGLIVPHFSRLVIGNDHRYSIPVSAVLGGTFLLFVDDFSRLLSTSEIPIGILTSFIGAPIFLILIAKSTRAVNA
- a CDS encoding double-cubane-cluster-containing anaerobic reductase yields the protein MQIKTELPEIFTEFDEARRQGFIQVKELKEQGIPVIGVYCTFMPEEIVLAANAVQISLCSTSDETIAAAEEDLPRNLCPLIKSSYGFGKTDKCPFFYFSDLVVGETTCDGKKKMYEYMEEFKPLYLMQLPNMRNSAASFNLWKDEIVRFKEKLEEFLDVEITEEQIRQAIRLKNREREARKNFYGLGKLNPPAIEGSEIFKVMYGANYTFEKEDLIEKLTTTTNTIQDQYPEKHQPQGKPRILITGSPMGGVTEKVIRAVEENGGTIVGFENCTVAKAVEKLVDEEKEDVYEALAEKYIDIGCACMSNNTSRFDLLDRMIDEYQVDGVLDMVLQSCHPYSIESLKVRRFCQEEKNVPYLYLETDYSTADIEQINTRVAAFIEMLEE
- a CDS encoding ABC transporter ATP-binding protein, whose amino-acid sequence is MLQVIDLNFSYRKSKILTNISFELDCGRSVCLLGKNGVGKSTLFKCLLNIVKPTSGVIKIEGKELQHYSRSQLSKCISYIPQTQNGQTGFTVFEMVLLGTTSRLNHFQQPGKTEYDLAEAALVDLNIAHLKQKLFSEISGGEQQLVIIARSVAQQSKIIIMDEPCANLDYGNQIMVLEMIRTLSKKGYLIIQATHDPNHVLQYGDQVLILQEGKLLVQGAPKEVLTSQRLEEIYQVPVIVRELEMEQQRICLPKKRTIN